A portion of the Bifidobacterium lemurum genome contains these proteins:
- a CDS encoding zinc-binding dehydrogenase, whose translation MKAVYASGVDYDNPLDMLEVGEQPEPEPRPYWSTISVKAATVNHHDVWSLKGVGLAAAQTPMILGTDAAGVLDEDIPVRKGLKAGDEVVLYTFVGNDGNGVLPGERRTILSECYPGTIAEKTSVPSANVFAKPKNLSLVEAAALGTSWLTAYSLVFTAANVKPGDTILVQGAGGGVSTAAIQLAHAAGLEVFVTSRDEAKRVKALELGADAVFEAGARLPKKVDAVIESVGAATWSHSVKSVRPGGTIAICGATTGDQPGAELTRVFFQDIRVQGNTMGSREDFGRLLRFVEHADLHPVIDSTYALADAPSAFKKVIDGGVFGKVAIAIAD comes from the coding sequence ATGAAGGCCGTATACGCGTCAGGAGTCGACTACGACAACCCGCTGGACATGCTCGAAGTGGGCGAGCAGCCCGAACCCGAACCCCGCCCGTACTGGTCCACCATCTCCGTCAAGGCGGCCACCGTCAACCACCACGACGTGTGGAGTCTCAAAGGCGTGGGCCTTGCCGCCGCACAGACGCCGATGATCCTCGGCACCGACGCCGCCGGCGTCCTCGACGAGGACATCCCCGTGCGCAAAGGTCTCAAGGCCGGCGATGAGGTCGTGCTTTACACCTTCGTGGGCAACGACGGCAACGGCGTGCTGCCCGGCGAACGCCGCACCATCCTGTCCGAATGCTATCCCGGCACCATAGCCGAGAAAACCTCGGTGCCCAGCGCCAACGTGTTCGCCAAACCGAAGAACCTGAGCCTGGTCGAGGCCGCCGCGCTCGGCACCAGCTGGCTGACCGCCTATTCGCTGGTGTTCACCGCCGCGAACGTGAAGCCCGGCGACACGATCCTCGTCCAAGGCGCGGGCGGCGGCGTCTCCACCGCAGCCATCCAACTCGCCCATGCGGCCGGACTCGAGGTGTTCGTCACCTCGCGCGACGAGGCCAAACGCGTCAAGGCTTTGGAGCTCGGCGCGGACGCCGTGTTCGAGGCCGGCGCGCGGCTGCCGAAAAAGGTCGACGCGGTGATTGAATCGGTGGGTGCGGCCACCTGGAGCCATTCCGTCAAATCGGTGCGACCCGGCGGCACCATCGCCATCTGCGGCGCCACCACCGGCGACCAGCCCGGAGCGGAACTCACCCGCGTGTTCTTCCAAGACATCCGCGTGCAGGGCAACACCATGGGCTCGCGCGAGGACTTCGGCCGCCTGCTGCGTTTCGTCGAGCACGCCGACCTGCATCCCGTGATCGACTCGACCTATGCGCTCGCCGACGCGCCTTCCGCATTCAAGAAGGTCATCGACGGCGGCGTGTTCGGCAAGGTCGCCATCGCGATCGCGGACTGA
- a CDS encoding Fur family transcriptional regulator, translating into MVERMERNTKQKDAIHAALQECDEFMSAQELHRKLEDDGLKVGLATVYRQLNALADAGVADTVRLDGQQLFRLCGDDGHHHHLVCKKCGKTVQVDPPSESWLRKVASAHGFTVESHTLEVFGLCPDCQ; encoded by the coding sequence ATGGTCGAACGTATGGAACGTAATACCAAACAGAAGGACGCCATCCACGCGGCGTTGCAGGAGTGCGACGAGTTCATGTCGGCGCAGGAGCTGCACCGCAAACTGGAGGATGACGGGCTGAAGGTGGGGCTCGCCACCGTGTACCGCCAACTCAACGCCCTGGCGGATGCCGGCGTGGCCGATACCGTTCGGTTGGATGGCCAGCAGTTGTTCCGCTTATGCGGCGATGACGGACATCACCACCATCTGGTGTGCAAGAAGTGCGGCAAAACCGTTCAGGTGGATCCGCCCAGTGAAAGCTGGCTGCGTAAGGTGGCTTCGGCGCATGGGTTCACCGTGGAGTCGCACACCTTGGAGGTGTTCGGTTTGTGCCCGGACTGCCAGTGA
- the purK gene encoding 5-(carboxyamino)imidazole ribonucleotide synthase, translated as MPSLSEETKGRVSTLMPGSTIGIVGGGQLGRMMALSARYMGFKVGVLDPTENCPTAQVADFQVTAAYDDTAAIRELAERCDVLTYEFENVDADAIDEVRHLAAAPQGTDLLRVTQDRVNEKRFINDHGTDTAPWRAVNSIAELESALGEIGYPAVLKTRSGGYDGHGQTVLRSEADLDEVRGFGDFAPSILEGFVDFAFEASILVAGNGKDFVTFPIVRNEHRNNILHMTVAPAEVSEDVAQAAHELALRLADGFALAGTLAIELFVTEDGRVIVNELAPRPHNSGHYTIEACSIDQFDAHVRGIAGWPMPQPKLLSPAVMVNVLGQHVEPTRALIGEHPEWNVHDYGKAEGRHDRKMGHITVLTDDTAATVAAIEGTGCWNDLR; from the coding sequence ATGCCCAGCTTGTCTGAGGAAACCAAAGGACGCGTGTCCACATTGATGCCCGGATCCACCATCGGCATCGTCGGCGGCGGCCAGCTTGGCCGCATGATGGCCCTAAGCGCCCGCTATATGGGTTTCAAGGTCGGCGTGCTCGACCCCACGGAGAACTGTCCGACCGCGCAGGTCGCCGATTTTCAGGTGACCGCCGCCTACGACGACACCGCCGCCATCCGCGAGCTGGCGGAACGCTGCGACGTGCTCACCTACGAATTCGAGAACGTGGACGCCGACGCCATCGACGAGGTGCGCCATCTGGCCGCCGCGCCGCAGGGCACCGACCTGCTGCGCGTGACGCAGGACCGCGTCAACGAAAAACGGTTCATCAACGACCACGGCACCGACACCGCGCCTTGGCGCGCGGTGAACTCCATCGCCGAACTCGAATCGGCGCTCGGCGAGATCGGCTACCCTGCGGTGCTCAAAACCCGCTCCGGCGGCTATGACGGCCACGGACAGACCGTGCTGCGTTCCGAGGCCGATCTGGACGAGGTGCGCGGTTTTGGGGATTTCGCGCCGAGCATCCTCGAGGGCTTCGTCGATTTCGCGTTCGAGGCGAGCATCCTCGTGGCCGGAAACGGCAAGGATTTCGTCACGTTCCCCATCGTGCGCAACGAGCACCGCAACAACATCCTGCACATGACCGTCGCCCCGGCCGAGGTGAGCGAGGATGTGGCCCAGGCTGCCCATGAACTGGCCCTGCGGTTGGCGGACGGCTTCGCGCTCGCGGGCACGCTCGCCATCGAGCTGTTCGTGACCGAAGACGGCCGTGTGATCGTCAACGAGCTCGCCCCGCGCCCCCACAATTCGGGGCATTACACGATCGAGGCGTGCTCCATCGACCAGTTCGACGCGCACGTGCGCGGCATCGCCGGTTGGCCCATGCCGCAGCCGAAGCTGCTCAGTCCGGCCGTGATGGTCAACGTGCTCGGCCAGCACGTCGAACCGACCCGCGCGCTGATCGGAGAGCATCCCGAGTGGAACGTGCATGATTACGGCAAGGCGGAAGGCCGCCACGACCGCAAGATGGGCCATATCACCGTGCTCACCGACGACACCGCCGCGACCGTGGCGGCGATCGAGGGCACCGGCTGCTGGAACGATCTGCGATAG
- a CDS encoding winged helix-turn-helix transcriptional regulator yields the protein MTQETNLPACPVETTLMLISDRWKVLILRDLMGGARRFGELQRSVGKISQKVLTSNLRAMEQDGLVKRKVYAEVPPRVEYSLTATGKSLQPIVDAMKAWGEQYQKDHGAR from the coding sequence ATGACCCAAGAAACCAATCTCCCGGCGTGTCCTGTGGAGACCACCCTGATGCTGATCAGCGACCGCTGGAAGGTGCTGATCCTTCGCGACCTGATGGGCGGCGCGAGGCGTTTCGGCGAGCTGCAGCGTTCCGTCGGCAAGATCTCGCAGAAGGTGCTCACCTCGAACCTGCGCGCCATGGAGCAGGACGGTCTGGTGAAACGCAAGGTGTACGCCGAGGTGCCGCCGCGCGTCGAATACTCGCTGACCGCGACCGGCAAAAGCCTGCAGCCCATCGTCGACGCGATGAAGGCGTGGGGCGAGCAATACCAGAAGGACCACGGCGCGCGCTGA
- a CDS encoding ABC transporter permease, whose amino-acid sequence MRFGDILRLCRQNLFRRKSRTILTVLGVVVGCCSIVLMVSIGQGINEQNERMLESMGDLSIITVYTGGGSSGGSSDSGGTGEPAKLDDKAVESFRSIAGVSGATPMADFFYSASASAGAGGRYMQQYISVMGIDTTQLDQMGYELLDGRAPLKSGEVLVGEYTAYGFIDRFASEMNNMRNPPGEYICDENGCQENEGDDPFFDPLATTFQLTTGVDYDGGMSGTMNGMGVGATGGSSGASATQTVEYTPVGVLKGDYNKGYATSSGIIMSLDDLKKLTAKIDPSSAEKSTTYNQVLVKTADLSDVPEVEAQIKAMGFNTSSYEEMRKSIEEQSRGVQLALGGIGAVSFLVAAIGIANTMIMSVAERTREIGIMKALGCYVRDIRVMFLGEAGAIGLFGGLVGCVISGLVSWGINIFALGGPSPDNLWHAIVGGEDVTRVSVIPWWLFLAAVLFSMLVGVIAGFGPANKAVRIPALDAIKNSE is encoded by the coding sequence ATGCGGTTCGGCGATATCCTGCGCCTGTGCCGGCAGAACCTCTTCCGCCGCAAGTCGCGCACCATCCTCACCGTGCTCGGCGTGGTCGTCGGCTGCTGTTCGATCGTGCTGATGGTCTCCATCGGCCAAGGCATCAACGAGCAGAACGAACGAATGCTCGAATCCATGGGCGACCTGAGCATCATCACCGTATACACCGGCGGAGGCTCGTCGGGCGGATCATCCGATTCGGGCGGGACGGGGGAGCCCGCCAAACTCGACGATAAGGCCGTGGAATCCTTCCGATCCATCGCCGGTGTCTCCGGCGCGACGCCGATGGCGGACTTCTTCTACAGCGCCAGCGCCTCCGCCGGCGCGGGTGGACGCTACATGCAGCAGTACATCTCCGTGATGGGCATCGACACCACCCAGCTCGACCAGATGGGCTACGAACTGCTCGACGGGCGCGCGCCGCTGAAATCCGGAGAAGTGCTGGTGGGCGAATACACCGCCTACGGCTTCATCGACCGCTTCGCCTCCGAAATGAACAACATGCGCAACCCTCCGGGCGAATACATATGCGACGAGAACGGCTGCCAGGAGAACGAGGGCGACGATCCCTTCTTCGACCCGCTGGCGACCACGTTCCAGCTCACCACCGGCGTGGACTACGACGGCGGCATGAGCGGCACTATGAACGGTATGGGCGTCGGCGCGACGGGCGGATCCTCCGGCGCGTCGGCCACGCAAACCGTCGAATACACTCCGGTGGGCGTGCTCAAGGGGGACTACAACAAGGGATACGCCACCTCGTCCGGCATCATCATGAGCCTTGACGACCTCAAGAAACTGACGGCCAAGATCGACCCGTCGAGCGCGGAGAAATCCACGACCTACAACCAGGTGCTGGTCAAAACCGCCGACCTGTCCGACGTGCCCGAGGTGGAGGCGCAGATCAAGGCGATGGGCTTCAACACCTCATCGTACGAGGAGATGCGCAAAAGCATCGAGGAGCAGTCCCGCGGCGTGCAGTTGGCGCTGGGCGGCATCGGCGCGGTGTCGTTCCTCGTGGCCGCCATCGGCATCGCGAACACGATGATCATGTCGGTGGCCGAACGCACGCGTGAGATCGGCATCATGAAGGCGCTCGGCTGCTATGTGCGCGACATCCGCGTGATGTTCCTCGGCGAGGCCGGCGCGATCGGCCTGTTCGGCGGATTGGTCGGCTGCGTGATCTCCGGACTGGTCTCATGGGGCATCAACATCTTCGCGTTGGGTGGGCCGAGCCCCGACAATCTGTGGCATGCGATCGTCGGCGGCGAGGACGTGACCCGCGTGTCGGTGATCCCATGGTGGCTGTTCCTCGCGGCGGTGCTGTTCTCGATGCTGGTCGGTGTGATCGCAGGATTCGGACCGGCCAACAAGGCCGTGCGCATCCCCGCGTTGGACGCCATCAAAAACAGCGAATGA
- a CDS encoding ABC transporter permease: MPNIRHRKAIAPLCALLALLLMMVACLAAPATAFAEAGSDASGRAGAAVLTTTDGGAGAVVPVVDGADGSVTDGSGSDSIAGPVPNVIITNFSYGDGSVPVGGSFTLGFTFQNMGQVAVSNMVVTVDGGESFAIAGGTNTFYVDSLWAGYTMTQSLPMQAVSSAQSGAQPITVSFRYEYVDGGMRSSNSSDIKISVPVSQPDRFQVNDPVVPDVVNAGEETTVTMEYVNKGKGDISNVEAAIEGDGVDAAVRTQYLGNVASGATGQIGFAFTPLSVGSTEVKLRVSYEDSDGQSQSKEFPLTLDVQEAMPIDDGMIDDGMIDDGMIDEPRQGPAWWVWAIVAVAVAAAVVLVVMLARRRKRKAGKHADIDEEWDDWANGDAASGSAVPVGTVGEPGAADSADGTTTQVIADLPSAVAPRSAGEPSSAGESGRG; the protein is encoded by the coding sequence ATGCCGAATATCCGACACCGCAAGGCGATCGCGCCGCTGTGCGCGTTGCTGGCTTTGCTGCTGATGATGGTCGCATGCCTCGCCGCGCCCGCCACCGCGTTCGCCGAGGCCGGTTCCGACGCCTCCGGCCGCGCTGGCGCCGCCGTGCTGACCACCACCGACGGGGGCGCAGGTGCCGTCGTGCCCGTGGTGGACGGGGCCGACGGCTCCGTCACCGACGGTTCGGGTTCCGATTCCATCGCGGGGCCGGTGCCGAACGTCATCATCACCAACTTCTCCTATGGCGACGGCTCGGTGCCGGTCGGAGGCTCGTTCACCCTCGGATTCACCTTCCAGAACATGGGGCAGGTGGCCGTTTCCAACATGGTGGTGACCGTGGACGGCGGCGAAAGCTTCGCCATCGCCGGTGGTACGAACACCTTCTACGTCGACTCGCTGTGGGCCGGATACACGATGACGCAAAGCCTGCCGATGCAGGCCGTTTCCAGCGCGCAAAGCGGCGCCCAGCCCATCACCGTGAGCTTCCGCTACGAGTATGTGGATGGAGGCATGCGCTCCTCGAACTCCTCCGACATCAAGATCTCCGTGCCGGTGAGCCAGCCCGACCGCTTCCAGGTCAACGATCCGGTGGTGCCGGATGTCGTCAACGCCGGTGAGGAGACCACCGTCACGATGGAATACGTGAACAAGGGCAAAGGCGATATCTCCAACGTCGAGGCCGCCATCGAGGGCGACGGCGTCGACGCGGCGGTGCGTACCCAGTATCTCGGCAATGTGGCCTCCGGAGCCACCGGCCAGATCGGATTCGCCTTCACGCCGCTGTCCGTCGGGAGCACCGAGGTGAAGCTGCGCGTCTCCTACGAGGATTCCGACGGGCAGTCCCAGAGCAAGGAGTTCCCGCTCACACTCGACGTGCAGGAAGCCATGCCCATCGACGACGGCATGATCGACGACGGTATGATCGACGACGGTATGATCGACGAGCCGCGGCAGGGGCCTGCCTGGTGGGTGTGGGCGATCGTCGCCGTTGCGGTGGCCGCTGCGGTCGTGTTGGTGGTGATGCTGGCGCGCCGCAGGAAGCGTAAGGCCGGCAAGCATGCCGACATCGACGAGGAGTGGGATGACTGGGCGAACGGCGACGCCGCCTCCGGTTCCGCAGTCCCCGTGGGAACCGTCGGCGAGCCGGGCGCGGCGGACAGTGCGGATGGGACGACGACGCAGGTCATCGCCGACCTGCCTTCCGCGGTCGCGCCGCGCTCCGCCGGCGAGCCATCCTCCGCCGGCGAGTCGGGCCGGGGCTGA
- a CDS encoding SDR family oxidoreductase, with the protein MKIAVVAANGKAGQLIVKEAVDRGLDVTAVVRGENKTVAENVLVKDLFDLTAADLAGFDVVVDAFGAWTPETLPQHTTSLMHLADILSGTDTRLLVVGGAGSLFLDATHTAQVQDLESFPEVFKPLANAMGNQLVELRKRDDVNWTYVSPAADFQAEGERKGEYVLAGEEYTADANGVSALSYADYAVAMVDLAVNGGHVRERISVRY; encoded by the coding sequence ATGAAGATCGCAGTCGTCGCAGCGAACGGCAAGGCCGGCCAGCTTATCGTCAAGGAGGCCGTGGATCGCGGTCTCGACGTCACCGCGGTGGTGCGCGGCGAGAACAAAACCGTGGCCGAGAACGTGCTGGTCAAGGATCTGTTCGACCTGACCGCCGCCGACCTCGCCGGCTTCGACGTGGTCGTGGACGCCTTCGGCGCCTGGACCCCGGAGACCCTGCCGCAGCACACCACCTCGCTGATGCATCTGGCCGACATCCTCTCCGGCACCGACACCCGCCTGCTGGTGGTCGGCGGCGCCGGCAGCCTCTTCCTCGACGCCACCCACACCGCCCAGGTCCAGGATCTCGAATCCTTCCCGGAGGTCTTCAAGCCGCTCGCCAACGCGATGGGCAACCAGCTCGTCGAGCTGCGCAAGCGCGATGACGTGAACTGGACCTACGTGAGCCCGGCCGCCGACTTCCAGGCCGAAGGCGAGCGCAAGGGCGAGTATGTGCTCGCCGGCGAGGAATACACCGCCGATGCCAACGGCGTGAGCGCGCTGAGCTATGCGGACTACGCCGTCGCCATGGTGGACCTCGCCGTCAACGGCGGCCACGTGCGCGAGCGCATCTCCGTGCGCTACTAA
- a CDS encoding protein-ADP-ribose hydrolase — translation MTDSELTEALRGLIRLMLEECGMTAADHALDERDFDQLWSTFRALANTRAPMEASPAFLEPQDRVLREVIARAGVTEADELPRTKADARLSVWRGDITTLRADAIVNAANAGMTGCWSPNHHCIDNAIHTFAGVQLRLECARLMESQGHSEPTGLAKSTAAYNLPAKHVIHTVGPIANGAPTDEHRAQLASSYRHCLDEAARLGCASLAFCCISTGVFGFPQREAAAIAVRETRAWLDGHADAGVTHVVFNVFGEEDERIYHALLDA, via the coding sequence ATGACCGATTCCGAACTCACTGAGGCCTTGCGCGGCCTCATCCGCCTTATGCTCGAGGAGTGCGGCATGACGGCGGCCGACCACGCTTTGGACGAGCGGGATTTCGACCAGTTGTGGTCCACCTTCCGCGCGTTGGCGAACACCCGCGCGCCGATGGAGGCGTCTCCTGCGTTTCTGGAACCACAGGACCGGGTGCTGCGCGAGGTCATCGCGCGCGCCGGCGTCACCGAGGCCGACGAACTTCCCCGCACCAAAGCCGACGCGCGCCTGTCCGTCTGGCGCGGCGACATCACGACATTGCGCGCGGACGCCATCGTGAACGCGGCCAACGCCGGCATGACCGGCTGCTGGTCGCCGAACCACCATTGCATCGACAACGCGATCCACACTTTCGCCGGCGTGCAGCTGCGTCTGGAATGCGCGCGGCTGATGGAATCCCAGGGCCATTCGGAACCCACAGGACTCGCGAAATCCACCGCCGCATACAATCTGCCGGCGAAGCATGTCATCCACACCGTGGGACCGATCGCGAACGGCGCCCCCACCGACGAACATCGCGCGCAGCTCGCCTCCTCGTACCGCCACTGTTTGGACGAGGCGGCGCGGTTGGGCTGCGCGAGCCTCGCATTCTGCTGCATCAGCACCGGCGTGTTCGGCTTTCCACAACGCGAGGCCGCCGCCATCGCCGTGCGCGAGACGCGCGCATGGCTCGACGGGCATGCCGACGCGGGCGTCACCCATGTGGTGTTCAACGTGTTCGGCGAAGAGGACGAAAGGATCTACCATGCCCTTCTGGACGCATAA
- a CDS encoding ABC transporter ATP-binding protein → MATVEHRRGDARDGGASPATVSNAGGAPGQGSARRPIIEVRNLRKEYPVDDETVVALDRINLSIPRGQICCIFGESGSGKSTLLNQLAGMEKPTRGGVRIGGVVVSALDERELAAFRQRHLGFVFQSYNLLPNLTAVENVAMPLMFRGMPKAKREAIARGALKRVGLGHRLGHYPKQMSGGQQQRVGIARAFVARPEVVFADEPTGNLDSKTKNDVMEMICSFARDFNQTIVLVTHDAQMADYADRIVTILDGRIVGDRMNGERPAAPSDR, encoded by the coding sequence ATGGCGACGGTTGAGCATAGGCGCGGCGACGCGCGCGATGGCGGCGCTTCCCCCGCGACCGTAAGCAACGCAGGCGGCGCGCCCGGCCAAGGCTCCGCTCGCCGCCCGATCATCGAAGTCAGGAACCTGCGCAAGGAATATCCTGTGGACGACGAGACCGTCGTGGCGCTGGACCGCATCAACCTGAGCATCCCGCGCGGCCAGATCTGCTGCATCTTCGGCGAGTCGGGCTCGGGCAAATCCACACTGCTCAACCAGCTGGCCGGCATGGAGAAACCCACGCGCGGCGGCGTGCGCATCGGCGGCGTGGTCGTCTCCGCTCTCGACGAGCGCGAGCTGGCCGCCTTCCGCCAGCGGCACCTCGGCTTCGTGTTCCAGTCCTACAATCTGCTGCCCAACCTCACCGCCGTCGAGAACGTGGCCATGCCGCTGATGTTCCGGGGCATGCCCAAAGCCAAACGCGAGGCGATCGCCCGCGGCGCGCTCAAACGCGTCGGACTGGGGCATCGGCTCGGCCACTATCCCAAGCAGATGTCAGGCGGACAGCAGCAACGCGTCGGCATCGCGCGCGCCTTCGTGGCCCGGCCCGAGGTGGTGTTCGCCGACGAGCCCACCGGCAATCTCGACTCCAAAACCAAAAACGACGTGATGGAGATGATCTGCTCCTTCGCCCGCGACTTCAACCAAACCATCGTGCTGGTCACGCATGACGCGCAGATGGCCGACTACGCCGACCGCATCGTCACCATCCTCGACGGGCGCATCGTCGGCGATCGAATGAACGGCGAGCGCCCGGCCGCGCCGTCGGACCGCTGA
- a CDS encoding 1-deoxy-D-xylulose-5-phosphate synthase, protein MSGALLGNITGPADVKALSADQLPQLCAEIRRTLLDYGKAHGGHIGSNLGMVEATVALHRVFDSPRDRIVFDVSHQSYVHKMLTGRAAAYLDAERYDEVTGFTNPLESEHDHFVLGHTGTSISLACGLAKTRDMSAQTASAEAEEAEVPPIGNVIAVIGDGSLSSGIAFEGLNNAAEQGGNLIVIVNDNEMSIAGDFGGMYGPLARLRASGGTAQPNIFQAFGLDYRYVEDGNDVAALVDAFEGVKNIDHPIVLHIHTLKGLGLAPAGDTAARRPSTPPHEDAPWHSDLCDLSDRDLHAGQCEASHWQSPDAAADRPDDPRKHYGKLAMAALEARFEREPGLVVISPATPGSNGITHAFRERAGRHYVDTGITESHAVAFASGIAKAGGVPVLATTASFFQRAYDQLQQELALNGTRVTLLDFLGGLSGSDNTHSGAFDIAMFANIPGLTCLAPTGEREFLDMLAWSTGPASTGPVVIRVPGEPILAAERAGSYPLFTAEPDASAADDYTGYRITHAGGDVAVLGLGNTYPLAERVAATLRERHGIDATVVNPRQCSTLDTRTLEGLRGSHRLVVTLEDGQLEGGWGEKITAYYANADSRTSTRAGDAAMRALNFGAAKEFTDRVPLAELDARYGLTEDGIVAAVLDAL, encoded by the coding sequence ATGAGTGGCGCATTGTTGGGGAACATCACCGGCCCAGCCGACGTGAAGGCGCTTTCGGCCGACCAGCTGCCCCAATTATGCGCGGAGATCCGCCGGACGCTGCTTGACTACGGCAAAGCGCATGGCGGCCATATCGGATCGAATCTCGGCATGGTCGAGGCGACGGTCGCCCTGCACCGCGTGTTCGACTCTCCCCGCGACCGCATCGTCTTCGACGTGTCGCACCAAAGCTATGTGCATAAGATGCTCACCGGACGCGCCGCCGCCTACCTCGACGCGGAGCGCTACGACGAGGTGACGGGATTCACCAATCCGCTCGAAAGCGAGCACGACCATTTCGTGCTGGGACATACCGGCACGTCCATCTCGCTGGCCTGTGGTCTGGCGAAAACTCGCGATATGTCGGCGCAGACGGCATCGGCCGAAGCGGAAGAGGCCGAAGTCCCCCCGATCGGCAATGTGATCGCCGTGATCGGCGACGGTTCGCTCAGCTCCGGCATCGCCTTCGAGGGATTGAACAACGCGGCCGAGCAGGGCGGCAATCTGATCGTCATCGTCAACGACAACGAGATGTCCATCGCGGGCGATTTCGGCGGCATGTACGGACCGCTGGCGCGCCTGCGCGCTTCGGGAGGCACCGCCCAACCCAATATCTTCCAGGCGTTCGGACTGGACTACCGTTACGTCGAGGACGGCAACGATGTGGCCGCGCTGGTCGACGCCTTCGAGGGGGTCAAGAATATCGACCATCCCATCGTGCTGCACATCCATACGTTGAAGGGGCTGGGATTGGCTCCCGCCGGGGATACCGCCGCCCGCCGGCCTTCGACGCCGCCGCACGAAGACGCGCCCTGGCATTCCGATCTATGCGACCTGTCCGACCGCGACCTGCACGCGGGCCAATGCGAGGCCTCGCATTGGCAGTCGCCTGACGCCGCGGCGGACCGTCCGGATGACCCCCGCAAGCATTACGGCAAACTCGCCATGGCCGCGCTGGAGGCCCGGTTCGAGCGAGAGCCGGGACTGGTGGTCATCTCCCCCGCCACCCCGGGTTCGAACGGCATCACCCACGCGTTCCGTGAGCGCGCGGGCCGACATTACGTGGATACGGGCATCACCGAAAGCCATGCGGTGGCGTTCGCCTCCGGCATCGCCAAGGCGGGCGGCGTTCCGGTGCTGGCCACCACGGCGTCGTTCTTCCAACGCGCCTACGACCAGCTGCAGCAGGAGCTGGCGTTGAACGGCACACGCGTGACGCTGCTGGACTTCCTCGGCGGGCTGTCCGGTTCCGACAACACGCATTCCGGGGCGTTCGACATCGCCATGTTCGCCAATATTCCGGGATTGACCTGTCTGGCACCCACCGGCGAGCGGGAGTTCCTCGATATGCTCGCATGGTCCACCGGTCCGGCGAGCACCGGTCCGGTGGTGATCCGCGTTCCCGGCGAGCCGATTCTCGCGGCCGAACGGGCGGGTTCCTATCCACTGTTCACGGCCGAACCCGACGCGTCCGCGGCGGACGATTACACCGGCTATCGCATCACGCACGCCGGCGGCGACGTCGCGGTTCTGGGCTTGGGCAACACGTATCCGCTGGCAGAGCGGGTCGCGGCCACGCTACGGGAGCGGCACGGCATCGACGCGACGGTGGTCAACCCGCGGCAGTGCTCGACGCTGGACACGCGCACGCTGGAGGGCCTGCGCGGTTCCCATCGGTTGGTCGTCACGTTGGAGGACGGCCAGCTTGAGGGCGGTTGGGGCGAGAAGATCACCGCCTATTACGCGAATGCGGACTCGCGCACGTCCACGCGCGCCGGAGACGCCGCGATGCGCGCGCTCAACTTCGGCGCGGCCAAGGAGTTCACCGACCGCGTGCCGCTGGCGGAGCTCGACGCCCGCTATGGGCTGACCGAGGACGGCATCGTCGCGGCCGTGCTTGACGCGCTCTGA
- the purE gene encoding 5-(carboxyamino)imidazole ribonucleotide mutase, with product MADNATTPEVAVIMGSSSDWETMKRACDVLDQFEVPYHKQVISAHRTPELMGQFAHEARAKGFKVIIAGAGGAAHLPGMVAAQTTLPVIGVPVRSHALSGWDSLLSIVQMPGGIPVATTAVGNSGATNAGLLAVSILSTTDERLAEALQEYRDGLKDKVEESNAQLV from the coding sequence ATGGCGGACAATGCAACCACGCCCGAAGTGGCGGTGATTATGGGCTCGTCCAGCGACTGGGAGACCATGAAGCGCGCCTGCGACGTGCTCGACCAGTTCGAGGTTCCCTACCACAAGCAGGTCATCTCCGCGCACCGCACGCCTGAGCTGATGGGGCAGTTCGCGCATGAGGCCCGCGCCAAGGGATTCAAGGTCATCATCGCCGGCGCCGGCGGCGCCGCCCATCTGCCCGGCATGGTCGCCGCGCAGACCACGCTGCCGGTGATCGGCGTTCCGGTGCGTTCCCACGCGCTTTCCGGCTGGGACTCGCTGCTGTCCATCGTGCAGATGCCAGGCGGCATCCCCGTGGCCACCACCGCGGTCGGCAATTCGGGCGCGACCAATGCCGGCCTGCTGGCGGTGAGCATCCTGTCGACCACCGACGAGCGTCTGGCCGAAGCCTTGCAGGAATACCGCGACGGATTGAAGGACAAGGTGGAGGAATCCAATGCCCAGCTTGTCTGA